A single window of Ananas comosus cultivar F153 linkage group 19, ASM154086v1, whole genome shotgun sequence DNA harbors:
- the LOC109725006 gene encoding mediator of RNA polymerase II transcription subunit 8 isoform X2, which translates to MEMGGGAAPPQGQQQPPPGAAAEAAAAPRPAAERLNAAVVQQLNLESVKTRALGLDKAISRILGDFDAYARANSSPKWQDVIGQFSMVSMELFNIVEDIKKVSKAFAVYPRNVSAENAAILPVMLSSKLLPEMEAEDNTKREQLLYGITNLPIHTQIEKLKARIDMIGSACEAAEKVIADCRKAYGLASRQGPSLVPTLDKVQAAKIQEQENLLRAAVNFGEGLRMPGDQRQLPSSLPSHLVDVLSFGDNTQNFGDNSGVYSKNTPAFTSNAVNNQGTPIQAPGAQQIGRSAPSPSGVSGTGNFDNASTPPMPYANSPRSSTNMMNTPSPQQQLQQQLQQQQQQRQKMMQVPSQHQQQLHSQQQLRPSSTPGVLGQSTMSQLHDLQGQAQQKLQQLPGQHQMQYSQSLSQHFQNRQMQSMQQNMAQNQLNQGSQLRSHLSQFTGAGNNALLNAAQASPNSQMISNISTAMQSQSFLPRMQQFGLNGGHPQRNHASQMLNDQMFGMGASNPSSMVGMQQQQQSVFGNMQTNVQNLQPGMVTLPNPTQNPNFPQQRQQNQQ; encoded by the exons ATGGAGATGGGAGGAGGGGCGGCGCCGCCCCAGGggcagcagcagccgccgcccggagcggcggcggaggcggcggcggcgccgcggccGGCGGCGGAGCGGCTGAACGCGGCGGTGGTGCAGCAGCTGAACCTGGAGTCGGTGAAGACGCGCGCCCTCGGCCTCGACAAGGCCATCTCCCGCATCCTCGGGGACTTCGACGCCTACGCCCGCGCCAACTCCTCCCCCAAATG GCAAGACGTAATCGGACAGTTTTCCATGGTAAGCATGGAGCTCTTCAACATTGTGGAAGACATCAAGAAAGTTTCCAAGGCGTTCGCCGTGTATCCGAGAAATGTTAGTGCGGAAAATGCCGCAA TACTGCCTGTAATGCTGTCATCAAAGTTATTGCCGGAGATGGAAGCAGAGGATAATACGAAGAGGGAGCAATTGTTATACGGAATAACAAATCTCCCCATACATACACAAATTGAGAAGTTAAAG GCTAGAATTGATATGATCGGATCAGCCTGTGAAGCTGCTGAGAAAGTCATTGCTGATTGTCGCAAAGCTTACGGATTAGCTTCACGTCAAGGACCATCCCTTGTGCCAACCCTCGATAAGGTGCAAGCTGCAAAAATTCAAGAACAAGAGAACCTACTTAGAGCTGCAGTAAATTTTGGCGAAG GATTACGGATGCCTGGAGATCAAAGGCAGCTGCCGTCTTCTCTTCCTAGTCATTTAGTGGATGTGCTCTCCTTTGGAGATAATACACAAAATTTTGGGGATAATTCTG GTGTCTACTCAAAAAATACTCCTGCATTTACATCTAATGCTGTGAACAACCAGGGAACTCCAATTCAG GCTCCCGGAGCACAACAAATTGGGAGATCAGCTCCATCACCTTCGGGTGTATCAGGAACTGGTAATTTTGATAATGCATCTACACCTCCAATGCCATACGCTAATTCCCCTCGATCTAGCACGAATATGATGAACACCCCGTCACCACAGCAGCAGCTCCAACAGCAGCTCcaacagcagcaacagcagaGGCAGAAAATGATGCAAGTGCCTTCTCAGCACCAGCAGCAACTTCATTCGCAACAGCAGTTGAGGCCATCTTCAACTCCTGGGGTTTTGGGACAG AGTACAATGTCTCAGCTGCATGATCTACAGGGTCAGGCTCAACAAAAGTTGCAGCAG CTCCCTGGACAGCACCAGATGCAATACTCCCAGTCACTATCACAACATTTCCAAAATAGACAGATGCAATCTATGCAGCAGAACATGGCACAAAACCAACTCAACCAAGGAAGCCAACTAAGGAGCCATTTGAGCCAGTTCACTGGAGCTGGTAACAATGCTTTGTTAAATGCCGCCCAGGCATCACCTAACTCTCAAATG ATTTCAAACATCTCAACCGCAATGCAATCACAATCATTTTTGCCACGAATGCAGCAG TTTGGGTTAAATGGTGGACATCCTCAAAGGAATCATGCTTCCCAAATGCTAAATGATCAGA TGTTCGGTATGGGGGCCTCAAACCCTTCCAGCATGGTGGGAAtgcaacaacagcaacaaagCGTATTTGGAAACATGCAGACGAATGTTCAAAATCTCCAACCTGGTATGGTAACCCTTCCAAACCCGACACAAAACCCCAATTTCCCACAACAGAGGCAGCAGAATCAGCAGTAA
- the LOC109725006 gene encoding mediator of RNA polymerase II transcription subunit 8 isoform X3, whose translation MEMGGGAAPPQGQQQPPPGAAAEAAAAPRPAAERLNAAVVQQLNLESVKTRALGLDKAISRILGDFDAYARANSSPKWQDVIGQFSMVSMELFNIVEDIKKVSKAFAVYPRNVSAENAAILPVMLSSKLLPEMEAEDNTKREQLLYGITNLPIHTQIEKLKARIDMIGSACEAAEKVIADCRKAYGLASRQGPSLVPTLDKVQAAKIQEQENLLRAAVNFGEGLRMPGDQRQLPSSLPSHLVDVLSFGDNTQNFGDNSGVYSKNTPAFTSNAVNNQGTPIQAPGAQQIGRSAPSPSGVSGTGNFDNASTPPMPYANSPRSSTNMMNTPSPQQQLQQQLQQQQQQRQKMMQVPSQHQQQLHSQQQLRPSSTPGVLGQSTMSQLHDLQGQAQQKLQQLPGQHQMQYSQSLSQHFQNRQMQSMQQNMAQNQLNQGSQLRSHLSQFTGAGNNALLNAAQASPNSQM comes from the exons ATGGAGATGGGAGGAGGGGCGGCGCCGCCCCAGGggcagcagcagccgccgcccggagcggcggcggaggcggcggcggcgccgcggccGGCGGCGGAGCGGCTGAACGCGGCGGTGGTGCAGCAGCTGAACCTGGAGTCGGTGAAGACGCGCGCCCTCGGCCTCGACAAGGCCATCTCCCGCATCCTCGGGGACTTCGACGCCTACGCCCGCGCCAACTCCTCCCCCAAATG GCAAGACGTAATCGGACAGTTTTCCATGGTAAGCATGGAGCTCTTCAACATTGTGGAAGACATCAAGAAAGTTTCCAAGGCGTTCGCCGTGTATCCGAGAAATGTTAGTGCGGAAAATGCCGCAA TACTGCCTGTAATGCTGTCATCAAAGTTATTGCCGGAGATGGAAGCAGAGGATAATACGAAGAGGGAGCAATTGTTATACGGAATAACAAATCTCCCCATACATACACAAATTGAGAAGTTAAAG GCTAGAATTGATATGATCGGATCAGCCTGTGAAGCTGCTGAGAAAGTCATTGCTGATTGTCGCAAAGCTTACGGATTAGCTTCACGTCAAGGACCATCCCTTGTGCCAACCCTCGATAAGGTGCAAGCTGCAAAAATTCAAGAACAAGAGAACCTACTTAGAGCTGCAGTAAATTTTGGCGAAG GATTACGGATGCCTGGAGATCAAAGGCAGCTGCCGTCTTCTCTTCCTAGTCATTTAGTGGATGTGCTCTCCTTTGGAGATAATACACAAAATTTTGGGGATAATTCTG GTGTCTACTCAAAAAATACTCCTGCATTTACATCTAATGCTGTGAACAACCAGGGAACTCCAATTCAG GCTCCCGGAGCACAACAAATTGGGAGATCAGCTCCATCACCTTCGGGTGTATCAGGAACTGGTAATTTTGATAATGCATCTACACCTCCAATGCCATACGCTAATTCCCCTCGATCTAGCACGAATATGATGAACACCCCGTCACCACAGCAGCAGCTCCAACAGCAGCTCcaacagcagcaacagcagaGGCAGAAAATGATGCAAGTGCCTTCTCAGCACCAGCAGCAACTTCATTCGCAACAGCAGTTGAGGCCATCTTCAACTCCTGGGGTTTTGGGACAG AGTACAATGTCTCAGCTGCATGATCTACAGGGTCAGGCTCAACAAAAGTTGCAGCAG CTCCCTGGACAGCACCAGATGCAATACTCCCAGTCACTATCACAACATTTCCAAAATAGACAGATGCAATCTATGCAGCAGAACATGGCACAAAACCAACTCAACCAAGGAAGCCAACTAAGGAGCCATTTGAGCCAGTTCACTGGAGCTGGTAACAATGCTTTGTTAAATGCCGCCCAGGCATCACCTAACTCTCAAATG TAG
- the LOC109725006 gene encoding mediator of RNA polymerase II transcription subunit 8 isoform X1, which translates to MEMGGGAAPPQGQQQPPPGAAAEAAAAPRPAAERLNAAVVQQLNLESVKTRALGLDKAISRILGDFDAYARANSSPKWQDVIGQFSMVSMELFNIVEDIKKVSKAFAVYPRNVSAENAAILPVMLSSKLLPEMEAEDNTKREQLLYGITNLPIHTQIEKLKARIDMIGSACEAAEKVIADCRKAYGLASRQGPSLVPTLDKVQAAKIQEQENLLRAAVNFGEGLRMPGDQRQLPSSLPSHLVDVLSFGDNTQNFGDNSGVYSKNTPAFTSNAVNNQGTPIQAPGAQQIGRSAPSPSGVSGTGNFDNASTPPMPYANSPRSSTNMMNTPSPQQQLQQQLQQQQQQRQKMMQVPSQHQQQLHSQQQLRPSSTPGVLGQSTMSQLHDLQGQAQQKLQQLPGQHQMQYSQSLSQHFQNRQMQSMQQNMAQNQLNQGSQLRSHLSQFTGAGNNALLNAAQASPNSQMSSFTFKKSKPLTSLRAMDILMYIADKVMQNLFGLNGGHPQRNHASQMLNDQMFGMGASNPSSMVGMQQQQQSVFGNMQTNVQNLQPGMVTLPNPTQNPNFPQQRQQNQQ; encoded by the exons ATGGAGATGGGAGGAGGGGCGGCGCCGCCCCAGGggcagcagcagccgccgcccggagcggcggcggaggcggcggcggcgccgcggccGGCGGCGGAGCGGCTGAACGCGGCGGTGGTGCAGCAGCTGAACCTGGAGTCGGTGAAGACGCGCGCCCTCGGCCTCGACAAGGCCATCTCCCGCATCCTCGGGGACTTCGACGCCTACGCCCGCGCCAACTCCTCCCCCAAATG GCAAGACGTAATCGGACAGTTTTCCATGGTAAGCATGGAGCTCTTCAACATTGTGGAAGACATCAAGAAAGTTTCCAAGGCGTTCGCCGTGTATCCGAGAAATGTTAGTGCGGAAAATGCCGCAA TACTGCCTGTAATGCTGTCATCAAAGTTATTGCCGGAGATGGAAGCAGAGGATAATACGAAGAGGGAGCAATTGTTATACGGAATAACAAATCTCCCCATACATACACAAATTGAGAAGTTAAAG GCTAGAATTGATATGATCGGATCAGCCTGTGAAGCTGCTGAGAAAGTCATTGCTGATTGTCGCAAAGCTTACGGATTAGCTTCACGTCAAGGACCATCCCTTGTGCCAACCCTCGATAAGGTGCAAGCTGCAAAAATTCAAGAACAAGAGAACCTACTTAGAGCTGCAGTAAATTTTGGCGAAG GATTACGGATGCCTGGAGATCAAAGGCAGCTGCCGTCTTCTCTTCCTAGTCATTTAGTGGATGTGCTCTCCTTTGGAGATAATACACAAAATTTTGGGGATAATTCTG GTGTCTACTCAAAAAATACTCCTGCATTTACATCTAATGCTGTGAACAACCAGGGAACTCCAATTCAG GCTCCCGGAGCACAACAAATTGGGAGATCAGCTCCATCACCTTCGGGTGTATCAGGAACTGGTAATTTTGATAATGCATCTACACCTCCAATGCCATACGCTAATTCCCCTCGATCTAGCACGAATATGATGAACACCCCGTCACCACAGCAGCAGCTCCAACAGCAGCTCcaacagcagcaacagcagaGGCAGAAAATGATGCAAGTGCCTTCTCAGCACCAGCAGCAACTTCATTCGCAACAGCAGTTGAGGCCATCTTCAACTCCTGGGGTTTTGGGACAG AGTACAATGTCTCAGCTGCATGATCTACAGGGTCAGGCTCAACAAAAGTTGCAGCAG CTCCCTGGACAGCACCAGATGCAATACTCCCAGTCACTATCACAACATTTCCAAAATAGACAGATGCAATCTATGCAGCAGAACATGGCACAAAACCAACTCAACCAAGGAAGCCAACTAAGGAGCCATTTGAGCCAGTTCACTGGAGCTGGTAACAATGCTTTGTTAAATGCCGCCCAGGCATCACCTAACTCTCAAATG TCCAGCTTTACCTTCAAGAAAAGCAAACCACTTACTAGTTTGAGGGCTATGGATATTCTGATGTACATAGCAGACAAAGTAATGCAGAACTTG TTTGGGTTAAATGGTGGACATCCTCAAAGGAATCATGCTTCCCAAATGCTAAATGATCAGA TGTTCGGTATGGGGGCCTCAAACCCTTCCAGCATGGTGGGAAtgcaacaacagcaacaaagCGTATTTGGAAACATGCAGACGAATGTTCAAAATCTCCAACCTGGTATGGTAACCCTTCCAAACCCGACACAAAACCCCAATTTCCCACAACAGAGGCAGCAGAATCAGCAGTAA